The sequence TATGCGCTGGGGTTAGACATGACAGCGCGCGACTTGCAGCAAAAGGCAAAGGAGGCGGGATATCCGTGGACGGTATCCAAGGGATTTGATACATTTGCGCCGCTGGGCCCCCTGGTGTCGGCTTCGGCCGTGTCCGATCCCCAGCAGGTACGGCTTCGGCTTAAGGTGAATGGGGTGGTGCGTCAGGACGGAACGACGGCGGACATGGTATTTTCGGTAGCACAGTTGATTGCCTACTGCTCCAAGATTTTCACGCTGCAGCCGGGCGATTTGCTGTTTACGGGGACGCCTGAAGGGGTGGGGCCTGTGCATGAGGGGGATGTGCTGGAGGCGGAGAGTGATGTGCTGCCGCCCCTGCGGGTAGACGTGCAACGGGCCTGAGTCAGACGGCCTTCCGTCCAAACAGGCGATGCAAGACGGAAAGGGCGCGGTCGATGTCCTGCATGGATACGTCCCGATGCGTCACAGCTCGGATGGTGTGGGGCCCAAAGGGAACCATGAGGACGCCTTCGGCTCGGAGCTGGGCCAGGACCCCTTCGGCAGTGCCCTGCCGGACGTCGAAGCGCACGATGTTGGTCTGCACGCGCGTCAGATCGATTTCAAAGGCTGGTAGTTCGGCGATGCCTTCGGCCAGGCGACGGGCTTTGGCGTGGTCTTCGGCCAGCAGCGGCCGGTGATGTTCCAGCGCATAGAGTCCGGCAGCGGCCAGGATGCCCACCTGGCGCATGCCGCCTCCCAGCAGTTTGCGAAAGCGGCGCGCTTCGGCTATGAGGTCCGCCGAGGCAGCTAGCACGGAGCCGACCGGTGCGCCCAGGCCTTTGGAGAGACAGACGCTTACCGTGTCAAAGGGCGTGGCCAGTTGGCGTTCGGGGACGTCCAGCGCGACGCTTGCATGCCAGAGTCGGGCGCCGTCCAGGTGGAGCGCCAGGCCATGACGACGGGCTGCTGTAGTGAGGGTGTCGATAACTGAGAGCGGGACGACCACGCCGCCAGCCCGATTGTGGGTGTTTTCCAGGCACACCAGACGGGAGCGAGGTTCCCAGTCGTGGCCGTGGCGAAGGGCTTGCGTTAGCGCTTCCGAGGAGAACCATCCGACCGCATCATCCAGCGGATGCAACTGGACGCCGGAGATCAACGCCGGTGCACCGGACTCGTAGTTGAAGATGTGGCTTTCGCGCCCCAGCAGCACCTCATCACCGGGACGCGTCAGCACCTTGATGGCAAGCTGATTGCCCATGACTCCGGAGGGCACAAACAGGGCGGCTTCCTTCCCCAGCAACTCGGCTACGCGTTCTTCCAGCCGGCGCACCGTAGGGTCTTCGCCAAAGACATCGTCTCCCACTTCCGCTTCATACATGGCGCGGCGCATGCCGGGTGAAGGGCGGGTAACGGTGTCGCTACGCAGATCGATCCACATGGTATGATTCGCAGGCGTTCAGCATGACCGCAGCAACCGAACAAAATAAACAGGCCGGCCGGACGCCTTGCGGGCTTTCGCAGAGCTCGTAGCGTAGCAAGCGGCGTTCGGCCGGCCTTAATTAACGGGAAATCTCCAGGATCTGCAACCTGACCTTACCCGCCGGTACCTTCACCTCGACCACGTCGCCTACCGAACGTCCCAGCAGCCCTTTTCCAATGGGACTGTTGACCGAAATCTTCCCTTCGTCCAGGTTGACTTCATGCGGAGAGACCAGCGTAAAGACCTGCTCGGCGCCTGTCTGTAAATTCTTGACGCGCACCTTAGAGAGAATATAGGCTTTGCTCGTATCGATTTTGTTTTCGTCCACGATACGGGCGTTGGCAATGGTCTGTTCAATCTGCGCAATGCGCGCTTCCAGGCGGCCCTGCGCTTCTTTGGCGGCATCGTATTCGGCATTTTCTGACAGATCGCCGTGCGCCCGTGCTTCTGCGATGGCGCGGGCAATGCGCGCCCGCTCCTTTGTTTTGAGCTCGTGCAGTTCTTCTTTGAGCTTCTGGAGCGCCTCTTTGGTCAGGTAAACCGGCTTCGGGTTCTGCATAGATCTACCAGATTTTTTCTATGCGCTATAGGCACAGAAAAAGAGAACGCCACGGCCTTTCGGCTGCGGCGATCCTGATCATAAGGATATTCCTAAACTTGTGTCTTTCCAACGCCTGTTGGCGCCGGGAGATCCGGCTACCAGCCGATTGTAGGCTTCGGGGAGGGAGCGTACAACGGTGCTGTTTCAGGGGGGAGTATCCGCCGAGCCATCCAGTAATGACGATGCCAGTAGGGATCATTGAGCGTGGAGATCGTAACGCCCTGCGAGCTGGAGGCGTGGACAAAGCGCCCGTCGCCCAGATAGATGCCCACGTGACGCTCCTTCCGGTTAAAGCGAAAAAATACAAGATCGCCGGCTTGCCATGCCTGTCGGGGAACGGGACGTCCTAGTTGCGCCTGTGCTTCGGTGGTGCGGGGTAAGGTCAGGCCAAAGGCTTCCTGATAAACCCGCAGGACCAGGCCAGAGCAATCAATGCCCCGGTGGTCGAGGCCACCCCATCGGTGCGGCGTGCCCTGCCAGCGGGCCACTGCGGCCATAAGGCGTTCGCGAAGGTCGGGAGGTGGAGGTGTTGGAGGAGGGGCCGCGGTGCGGCACCCCGCCAGCAGGAGTCCCCCCAGAAGAAACCACAGCCGATGGAACCGGAGGGCCATAGCTCGTATAACCTGCAGGGTAGTTGGTTGCATTGAAACGAACCTGGTTATGCGTGTATCCTGGCCTGCTGCGATCTGTGCGTTTGCGGCTGGCGTGATAGCCGGCCTGTTGTTGGCGCCTAGAGCCGGGCATGAAACCCGTCGCGAATTAGCAAGCAAAGCGCGTGCCCGGCTGCATGGGTTGGAGGAGCAACTGCACCGACTGGAGACCCATTTGCAGCATCTGGAGCAGCAGCTACAGGCGCTGGGTGAGCGGTTCCGAAAAGCCGGTGAGGAGGCTGGCTGGCACCTGGAAAAACAGGACATTGCGCGTGAGCTGCCGCGCATGCCTCACGGCTGAGGTTGGATCTCTTGCAGACGGTGCACGTTCGAGAGCGGTAGTGCTGTCAGCTTAATCAAAACCCGGAGCGGACCCATGCCCTATCCGGAGGAATTGGTGCAGCCCATGCGTGAAGAGCTCACGCGGCTGGGCGTTGAGGAGTTGCGGGATGCGGCAGCCGTTGATGCCGCCTTTGAAGCGGCTAAAGAGGGAACGCTATTGCTGGTCATTAACTCCGTGTGTGGTTGCGCGGCAGCCAACGCGCGTCCGGCCGTGGCGATGGCGCTGCAGGCTCCCGTTACAAAGCCAGATCGCTGGGTGACGGTATTTGCCGGGCAGGATCTGGAGGCGACGGCCCAGGCGCGGAAGTACCTGGCAGGCATTCCGCCCTCGTCGCCTTTTATTGCATTGTTCAAGCGCGGGGAGCCTGTCTACGTGCTGGAACGTCGCCATATTGAAGGCCGAAGTGCCAGTGCCATTGCGGCGGATCTGGTGCAGGCCTTCGAGAAATATTGCGGCACAGATGTCATGCCGGAGGAAGGGCCGGAGATGCCAGAGATTGACACGTACGGTGCCTCACCGCTACCGCCTACGTTCCGGTCGATTCTTTGATGCATCTGCTGGAATGCCGATGCCAGGCCGCCTCTAAGCAGGCGGCTTTTTTTGTGCGGATCTGTTACAACCTTTAATGGTCGGTGTCTTTATCAATAAGGTAATCCTGACGATTATCTGGGGAGGACGTATGCTGTCGCGCGTGTCTTTTCGTACATTATTTTTACTTTCTGGAGGGAAGCAGGAAGTGTCCGTTCCTTCCCCCTTGTATGAGGAGTTGTCTCCTATGAAAAAGGAAGCAGTATGTTCAGATGCGCAGCGGCGTGCGCAGGTGGAGCACGCCATTGTTGAGGCGGCCCGTTTGCTGGTGGGCCCGGATCCACTGGACATGCAGGCGTTGCTGCGTCTGCTGGGGGAGGCTACGGGGGCGGCTTCGGTCTACTTTGTGGGCGTGCCCCAATCGAGGGAGCAGGAAGAAGAGTATACCTATACGGTCTGGCATCGGCGCCGGCCTCGGGTGTCGAACTGGTGGCGGGAGCTGGAGACGCGTATCCGGCAGCATTTTCCCACCCCAACAGCGCAAGATGAAGTATTGCATCTGAGTGAAAATCTGCTGGTTGTGCCTGTCCTCTCTGCGGAGGAGCGGTTTTATGGGTATCTGGGGCTGGAGTTCTCGGACGGACTGCCGGAGGCGCGTCAGGAAGAAGCCCGGCTGTTGGAGGTGCTGGGTGGGCTGCTGGCCACGTACTTCGACCGGCAGGCAACGGAGACGGCCCGTCGAGAAAGCGAGGAGCGCTGGCGTCTGCTGGTGGAGCAGTTACCGGAGCCGATTTTGCTGGCAGCTCAGGATCGGTT comes from Rhodothermus profundi and encodes:
- a CDS encoding fumarylacetoacetate hydrolase family protein, whose amino-acid sequence is MEIVLPDSGLRLVPRKIICVGKNYARHAAELNSTVPEEPILFLKPPTALIGSGGTVLLPPQSREVHHEVELVVVIGREGKRIAEEEALDYVAGYALGLDMTARDLQQKAKEAGYPWTVSKGFDTFAPLGPLVSASAVSDPQQVRLRLKVNGVVRQDGTTADMVFSVAQLIAYCSKIFTLQPGDLLFTGTPEGVGPVHEGDVLEAESDVLPPLRVDVQRA
- a CDS encoding threonine aldolase family protein; its protein translation is MWIDLRSDTVTRPSPGMRRAMYEAEVGDDVFGEDPTVRRLEERVAELLGKEAALFVPSGVMGNQLAIKVLTRPGDEVLLGRESHIFNYESGAPALISGVQLHPLDDAVGWFSSEALTQALRHGHDWEPRSRLVCLENTHNRAGGVVVPLSVIDTLTTAARRHGLALHLDGARLWHASVALDVPERQLATPFDTVSVCLSKGLGAPVGSVLAASADLIAEARRFRKLLGGGMRQVGILAAAGLYALEHHRPLLAEDHAKARRLAEGIAELPAFEIDLTRVQTNIVRFDVRQGTAEGVLAQLRAEGVLMVPFGPHTIRAVTHRDVSMQDIDRALSVLHRLFGRKAV
- the greA gene encoding transcription elongation factor GreA, with product MQNPKPVYLTKEALQKLKEELHELKTKERARIARAIAEARAHGDLSENAEYDAAKEAQGRLEARIAQIEQTIANARIVDENKIDTSKAYILSKVRVKNLQTGAEQVFTLVSPHEVNLDEGKISVNSPIGKGLLGRSVGDVVEVKVPAGKVRLQILEISR
- a CDS encoding C40 family peptidase → MALRFHRLWFLLGGLLLAGCRTAAPPPTPPPPDLRERLMAAVARWQGTPHRWGGLDHRGIDCSGLVLRVYQEAFGLTLPRTTEAQAQLGRPVPRQAWQAGDLVFFRFNRKERHVGIYLGDGRFVHASSSQGVTISTLNDPYWHRHYWMARRILPPETAPLYAPSPKPTIGW
- a CDS encoding YtxH domain-containing protein, whose product is MRVSWPAAICAFAAGVIAGLLLAPRAGHETRRELASKARARLHGLEEQLHRLETHLQHLEQQLQALGERFRKAGEEAGWHLEKQDIARELPRMPHG
- a CDS encoding BrxA/BrxB family bacilliredoxin; the protein is MPYPEELVQPMREELTRLGVEELRDAAAVDAAFEAAKEGTLLLVINSVCGCAAANARPAVAMALQAPVTKPDRWVTVFAGQDLEATAQARKYLAGIPPSSPFIALFKRGEPVYVLERRHIEGRSASAIAADLVQAFEKYCGTDVMPEEGPEMPEIDTYGASPLPPTFRSIL